The proteins below come from a single Flavobacterium lindanitolerans genomic window:
- a CDS encoding cupin-like domain-containing protein: MPLHLTEIERVKTISKEDFYTNYVKKQKPLVIEKLTEDWPAYEKWKLNYIKEIAGDKTVPLYDDRPVTHKDGFNEAHAKMKMADYIDLLQTKPTNYRIFLYNLMKEVPSLKSDFKWPDIGLKLVKQLPMLFFGGENSKVFIHYDIDYSNILHFHFHGKKQCILFAPDQTPYLYKVPHALISREDIDFDNPDLEKWPALKKAKGLICNLEHGEMLYMPEGYWHYMKYVTPGFSMSLRAFPRKISNLGKAVYNIFIMRNFDNLMRKWKGQAWIDYKNEQAIVRTHKNLKISN; encoded by the coding sequence ATGCCGTTGCATTTGACTGAAATTGAGCGCGTAAAAACTATCTCAAAAGAAGATTTTTATACTAATTATGTAAAAAAACAAAAGCCATTGGTCATCGAAAAGCTGACAGAAGACTGGCCGGCATACGAAAAATGGAAGCTTAATTATATTAAAGAAATTGCAGGCGATAAAACCGTTCCTTTGTATGACGACCGTCCGGTAACACACAAAGATGGTTTTAATGAGGCCCATGCCAAAATGAAAATGGCAGACTATATTGACCTGCTGCAAACCAAGCCTACCAATTACAGAATTTTTCTTTATAACCTGATGAAGGAAGTGCCTTCCCTTAAATCAGACTTTAAATGGCCGGACATCGGGCTGAAACTCGTCAAGCAGCTTCCAATGCTTTTCTTTGGAGGAGAAAACTCAAAAGTATTCATCCATTACGATATCGACTATTCAAATATCCTTCACTTCCACTTTCACGGAAAAAAGCAATGTATCCTTTTTGCTCCGGACCAAACGCCCTATCTGTATAAAGTACCCCACGCTTTAATCTCCAGAGAAGACATCGATTTTGACAATCCGGATCTGGAAAAATGGCCGGCATTAAAAAAAGCCAAAGGATTAATATGTAATCTGGAACATGGTGAAATGCTTTATATGCCTGAAGGTTATTGGCATTATATGAAATATGTAACGCCGGGATTCTCAATGAGTCTTCGTGCCTTCCCAAGAAAAATAAGCAATTTAGGGAAAGCAGTATACAATATCTTTATCATGAGGAACTTTGACAACCTGATGCGAAAATGGAAAGGTCAGGCCTGGATTGATTATAAAAATGAACAGGCAATCGTCAGAACACATAAAAATTTGAAGATTTCAAACTAG
- a CDS encoding VPS10 domain-containing protein → MKKITIALLLLLSYASQAQISYEASTNFGKLEDLTYDATVPNKIYGRTQGNHIIVSVDNGATWSVKYSFPNPTAQLRDIKPYGQTGLSFSIINSGTQDGVYLFDLATNAITHFYAIPNPQDNAQVVSYSFYDTAGTDLIIHTSYLEGLIARTKVFHTKSSGALWNLIYFSPDHDDVHIDNVAFSPVNSSKIYMGRSLGPNGINGGLLISEDNGTTWTEKLPGFTFSAIAFNPLNSNDMLIGTSIGFGIHPERIYRSTDAGETWSIIPITWTDQTLNNITKIVFHPTNPNHIIALEENEIAKTNDGGLTWTNIPYPEGSTSYYYGLNASYNPSNPNQIAIATDLFPQFSNDGGTTLTQIKAPFYNVVSISHAKYQSEKHLYYGSQGGRLRKNLTTGVTSIHDIEPPTSFNPKRNYMVADPVVAGRVFTYASMGFFGSTLYMSTDYGASTTVLMDAFADDMQELIVDPNNSNIIYVSLRTGEGGNLYKINFTNPEEIITDEITTPETSEFGYGVVTGISVSATNPNEIFIAKSSKVFKSTDGGLTWVEKINGLTIDHEADLIWDMARNPLDANHFTAITSSGIYSTSDAGENWTAILDGVNAKRIKYSPVNNGVMVASVHSALNIDAAIYYTTDGGANWTYVSPQQLNYIQSGAMDYDFDGTTINAYIATTDLGVMKYQILNLQLGIHNPETASNPVFIYPNPANDILNVGVSGNQFEIKNTAIYSITGQKVMESTSNTINISKLSSGIYIVNSTTQNDKQFSQKLIKN, encoded by the coding sequence ATGAAAAAAATTACCATTGCTTTACTACTGTTATTGAGCTATGCCAGCCAGGCTCAAATCAGTTACGAAGCCTCAACCAATTTTGGAAAACTGGAAGATCTTACGTATGATGCAACTGTTCCAAACAAAATCTATGGACGCACACAGGGAAACCATATTATTGTTTCTGTTGATAATGGTGCCACATGGAGCGTAAAATATTCCTTTCCAAACCCGACAGCACAACTCAGAGACATTAAACCGTACGGCCAAACCGGACTGAGTTTTTCAATTATTAACAGTGGTACACAAGACGGTGTTTACCTTTTTGACCTGGCCACGAATGCCATTACTCATTTCTACGCCATTCCTAACCCGCAGGACAATGCACAGGTGGTTTCCTATTCGTTTTATGATACTGCCGGAACCGACCTCATCATTCATACTTCTTATCTGGAAGGATTAATAGCCAGAACCAAAGTTTTTCATACCAAAAGTTCGGGAGCGCTCTGGAACCTGATTTATTTTAGCCCTGACCACGACGACGTTCATATTGACAATGTTGCTTTTAGTCCGGTGAACAGTTCTAAAATTTACATGGGAAGGTCATTGGGCCCTAATGGAATTAATGGCGGACTATTAATTTCTGAAGATAACGGGACTACATGGACTGAAAAACTACCCGGATTTACATTCAGTGCCATAGCTTTTAATCCTCTAAACAGTAATGATATGTTGATTGGAACCAGCATCGGATTTGGAATTCATCCGGAACGCATCTATCGCTCAACCGATGCGGGAGAAACATGGAGCATTATTCCAATTACCTGGACAGACCAGACCCTGAACAATATTACCAAAATTGTTTTCCATCCAACAAATCCAAACCACATCATTGCACTTGAAGAAAATGAAATTGCAAAAACCAATGACGGTGGATTGACCTGGACTAACATACCTTATCCTGAAGGTTCTACATCCTATTATTACGGATTGAATGCTTCATATAACCCGTCCAACCCAAATCAAATAGCCATTGCAACCGATTTATTCCCGCAATTTTCCAACGATGGCGGCACTACACTAACACAAATCAAGGCTCCTTTTTATAATGTTGTAAGTATTTCTCATGCGAAATATCAATCGGAAAAACATTTATATTATGGTAGTCAGGGAGGCCGTCTGCGTAAAAACCTTACTACAGGAGTAACTTCCATTCACGATATTGAACCGCCAACTTCTTTCAATCCGAAAAGAAACTATATGGTAGCTGATCCTGTAGTTGCCGGGCGTGTTTTCACATATGCGTCAATGGGTTTCTTTGGAAGCACCCTGTACATGAGCACTGATTATGGAGCATCAACAACTGTTTTAATGGATGCTTTTGCTGATGACATGCAGGAATTGATTGTAGACCCAAACAACTCCAACATTATTTATGTTTCATTAAGAACCGGAGAAGGCGGTAATCTTTACAAAATCAATTTTACTAATCCGGAAGAAATCATTACGGACGAAATTACAACTCCGGAAACAAGCGAATTTGGTTATGGAGTTGTGACAGGAATTTCTGTTTCTGCGACCAATCCAAATGAAATTTTTATTGCAAAATCATCCAAGGTTTTCAAATCTACAGACGGCGGTCTTACCTGGGTTGAAAAAATAAACGGACTTACAATAGACCATGAGGCAGACCTGATCTGGGATATGGCAAGAAATCCATTGGATGCAAATCATTTCACTGCCATAACCAGTTCCGGTATTTATTCCACTTCTGATGCCGGTGAAAACTGGACAGCAATTTTAGACGGTGTCAATGCAAAAAGAATCAAATATTCTCCTGTAAACAACGGGGTTATGGTGGCTTCTGTTCACAGTGCACTTAATATCGACGCTGCAATTTATTACACTACAGACGGTGGTGCCAACTGGACTTATGTTAGTCCGCAACAGCTCAACTACATTCAATCAGGCGCCATGGACTATGATTTTGACGGCACGACAATCAATGCCTATATAGCAACAACAGATTTAGGCGTGATGAAATATCAAATTCTGAATCTGCAATTGGGAATCCATAATCCGGAAACGGCATCTAATCCTGTTTTTATCTATCCGAATCCGGCCAATGACATTCTGAACGTTGGTGTTTCAGGCAATCAGTTCGAAATAAAAAATACGGCTATCTATTCCATTACGGGGCAAAAAGTGATGGAAAGTACCAGCAATACAATTAATATTTCAAAACTAAGCAGTGGGATTTATATCGTAAATAGTACGACACAAAACGACAAACAGTTTTCCCAAAAGCTGATTAAAAATTAG
- the bioB gene encoding biotin synthase BioB has protein sequence MSIIRHNWTKEEIIAVYNKPMMDLLYEAASIHRMNHDPNVVQVSTLLSIKTGGCPEDCGYCPQAARYHTGVEGNDLMSVQQVKAQALRAKSSGSSRVCMGAAWRNVKDGPEFDQVLEMVRTINKLDMEVCCTLGMLTENQAQRLAEAGLYAYNHNLDTSEEYYKEVISTRGYEDRLQTIENVRKTNVTVCSGGIIGMGESIEDRAGMLVALASLSPQPESVPINALVAVEGTPLEEEKPVEIWEMIRMVATTRIVMPHTQVRLSAGRTNMSREGQALCFFAGANSIFAGDKLLTTPNPDVNEDMKMFEMLGLNPQKPFTKVSQPKTVEAEDSQFESLGEKPRWSRPEHKIERNLVASGKKA, from the coding sequence ATGAGTATAATACGACACAATTGGACCAAAGAAGAAATCATAGCGGTATACAACAAACCGATGATGGATTTACTATATGAAGCTGCCTCTATTCACAGGATGAATCATGATCCAAATGTGGTTCAGGTTTCTACTCTCCTATCTATAAAAACCGGTGGCTGTCCGGAAGATTGCGGCTATTGCCCGCAGGCTGCACGCTACCATACCGGAGTTGAGGGCAATGACCTGATGTCTGTTCAGCAGGTAAAAGCACAGGCCCTGAGAGCCAAATCAAGCGGTTCGTCAAGAGTATGTATGGGTGCCGCATGGAGAAATGTGAAAGACGGGCCGGAATTCGACCAGGTTTTGGAAATGGTGAGAACCATCAACAAACTGGACATGGAAGTATGCTGTACTTTGGGAATGCTTACAGAAAATCAGGCGCAACGTTTGGCCGAAGCCGGACTTTATGCTTACAACCATAACTTGGATACCTCTGAGGAATACTATAAGGAAGTTATTTCCACACGTGGTTATGAAGACCGTTTGCAAACCATCGAAAATGTACGTAAGACCAACGTAACCGTATGCAGTGGCGGTATTATAGGAATGGGCGAAAGTATTGAAGACAGAGCCGGAATGCTTGTAGCCCTGGCATCTTTAAGTCCGCAACCGGAATCTGTGCCTATCAACGCCCTTGTTGCTGTGGAAGGAACACCGCTTGAAGAAGAAAAACCGGTTGAAATCTGGGAAATGATTCGTATGGTAGCCACTACAAGAATAGTTATGCCACACACTCAGGTACGACTTTCTGCTGGAAGAACGAACATGAGCCGTGAAGGCCAGGCACTATGCTTTTTTGCAGGAGCGAATTCTATTTTTGCAGGCGATAAGCTATTGACAACGCCTAATCCGGATGTAAACGAAGATATGAAGATGTTCGAAATGCTGGGCTTAAATCCGCAGAAACCATTTACAAAAGTTTCACAGCCTAAAACAGTAGAAGCTGAAGATTCGCAATTCGAATCCTTAGGAGAGAAACCGAGATGGAGCCGTCCGGAACACAAAATCGAAAGAAACCTTGTAGCTTCCGGCAAAAAGGCATAA
- a CDS encoding T9SS type A sorting domain-containing protein — protein MKHFYFLFFPFLCMAQAPVIEWQKSLGGTGNDYANSVHQTADGGYIVAGYTSSNDGDVSGNHGGDDIWVVKLTATGAVAWSRTLGGSGNDVASYVQQTADLGYVIAGTTYSNDGDVTRNQGNSDAWVIKLDNAGTIQWQKTFGGNHVDVATSIRQIADGGYIVGCYTLSENNNSDVIGSRGGSDFWIVKLTSTGDIEWSRCLGGQSYDYARAVQQTEDGGYVIGGYTLSVDGHVSGNHGNVDYWVVKLDNMEEIEWQKTYGGTSSDILTSLVQTTDGGYIVAGYVYSQDGDIVGSGFHGPLYDDYWVVKLSSTGAIQWKKALGGYGNDLAQSVQQTADGGYIVFGYVTSNDGDVSGNNGYMNYWIVKLSSQGVIQWQKALGGSNQEGFNPIPYATDGAHSIQQTTDLGYILAGYSKSNDGDVSGNHGGFDYWVVKLANPLGTDDFLSESISVYPNPASERVFVHTGASSQLSQLSLYDLLGQHLRTTKENSISVSGLSQGVYLLQIKTDKGEVTKKMVVE, from the coding sequence ATGAAACATTTCTACTTTTTATTCTTCCCTTTTTTGTGCATGGCACAAGCACCTGTTATTGAGTGGCAAAAATCATTGGGCGGTACCGGTAATGATTATGCCAACTCGGTTCATCAAACGGCTGACGGAGGTTATATTGTGGCCGGATATACTTCTTCCAATGATGGTGATGTTTCAGGCAACCACGGAGGAGACGATATCTGGGTGGTAAAACTGACGGCAACAGGAGCAGTGGCCTGGAGTAGAACATTAGGTGGTTCCGGAAACGATGTGGCCAGTTATGTCCAGCAAACGGCTGATTTAGGATATGTCATTGCAGGAACGACCTATTCCAATGACGGAGATGTTACAAGAAACCAGGGCAATAGTGATGCCTGGGTAATAAAGCTGGATAATGCAGGAACTATACAATGGCAGAAAACATTTGGCGGAAATCATGTCGATGTTGCTACCTCTATCCGGCAAATAGCAGATGGAGGTTATATTGTAGGATGCTATACCTTATCTGAAAATAATAATAGCGATGTTATTGGTAGTCGAGGAGGATCCGATTTCTGGATAGTGAAGCTGACTTCAACTGGCGATATAGAATGGAGCCGTTGTTTGGGAGGGCAAAGCTACGACTATGCCCGCGCTGTACAACAAACGGAGGATGGCGGCTATGTCATAGGTGGCTACACCTTGTCTGTTGACGGACATGTTTCCGGAAATCACGGCAATGTTGATTATTGGGTGGTAAAGCTAGATAATATGGAAGAAATTGAATGGCAAAAAACATACGGTGGAACGAGCTCGGATATACTTACTTCTCTTGTTCAAACCACAGATGGAGGATATATCGTTGCCGGATATGTGTATTCACAAGATGGAGATATTGTAGGCTCCGGTTTCCACGGCCCTCTTTATGATGATTATTGGGTAGTGAAGTTGAGTAGTACAGGCGCAATACAATGGAAAAAAGCATTAGGGGGTTATGGCAACGATCTTGCCCAGTCTGTCCAACAAACAGCAGATGGAGGATACATCGTATTTGGATATGTCACAAGTAACGACGGTGATGTTTCCGGAAATAACGGCTATATGAATTATTGGATTGTAAAACTTAGCAGTCAGGGAGTTATCCAGTGGCAAAAAGCTTTGGGAGGAAGCAATCAGGAAGGATTTAACCCTATTCCCTATGCGACAGATGGTGCACATTCTATACAGCAAACCACAGATTTGGGATATATATTGGCAGGATATTCAAAATCGAATGATGGTGATGTTTCCGGAAATCACGGCGGTTTTGACTATTGGGTGGTAAAACTTGCCAATCCTTTGGGAACAGACGATTTTTTATCAGAAAGCATCAGTGTCTATCCCAATCCCGCTTCAGAACGTGTCTTTGTACATACAGGCGCGAGTTCTCAATTAAGTCAACTATCGCTTTACGATTTGCTTGGACAACATTTACGTACCACAAAAGAAAATTCAATTTCGGTTTCCGGACTTTCTCAAGGTGTTTATTTACTTCAGATAAAAACAGATAAGGGAGAAGTTACTAAAAAGATGGTGGTGGAATAA
- a CDS encoding regulatory protein RecX, with product MRQKPEQKNYTPEEITKKAEIYCAYQERCHEEILQKLRTLTSSQSIIDTVIVHLIENNYLNEERFACSFARGKHRIKHWGRLRIINELKARNISKYNIETALKEIADEYLDTFHSSTEKFWDTILEKNSLKKRKKFCDFFLRKGFESNLIYEKAIELEKLN from the coding sequence ATGCGCCAAAAACCCGAACAGAAAAACTATACTCCTGAAGAAATCACCAAAAAGGCAGAAATCTATTGTGCTTATCAGGAGCGCTGTCATGAGGAAATCCTGCAAAAACTACGAACACTTACTTCTTCCCAATCCATTATCGATACGGTAATCGTGCATCTGATTGAGAATAATTACCTAAACGAGGAACGCTTTGCGTGCAGTTTTGCCCGCGGTAAACACCGAATCAAACATTGGGGAAGATTGCGAATCATTAATGAGCTGAAAGCAAGAAACATATCCAAATACAACATTGAAACTGCCCTAAAAGAAATAGCAGACGAGTATCTGGATACTTTTCATTCTTCCACAGAAAAATTCTGGGATACAATTCTGGAAAAAAACAGCTTGAAAAAGCGGAAAAAATTCTGCGACTTTTTCCTCCGAAAAGGATTTGAAAGCAATCTGATTTATGAAAAAGCCATCGAATTGGAAAAACTGAATTAA
- a CDS encoding XAC2610-related protein: protein MKLTAILLFFLFFFLGCNTKENMKGNSLSTNIKDVQIVKDTITITDSIISKECLYQNLSKTNDFKLVYYEKYSGSEISNRYWDVIVYDKGKRKIDSIRQNLNIFSSSFVNFDDAKSYLTGVNTKRKVVDNYNGGFVVADFNFDSKNDFAIINDIGGTGGPFYSFYIQKDNSKFELNKFLQDSVIYFPSKIDKTKRMLITNVHEGACFIGEYKYKFEKGEWKEISKKLIDICKEQ, encoded by the coding sequence ATGAAGTTAACTGCTATACTACTTTTTTTCTTATTTTTCTTTTTGGGTTGTAACACCAAAGAAAACATGAAAGGCAATTCACTTTCAACAAACATAAAAGATGTCCAGATAGTAAAAGATACAATTACTATTACTGATAGTATAATCTCCAAAGAATGTCTTTACCAAAATTTATCAAAAACTAATGATTTTAAGCTTGTATACTATGAGAAGTATTCAGGTTCCGAAATTAGTAATCGTTATTGGGATGTTATTGTCTATGACAAGGGAAAAAGGAAGATTGATTCAATTCGTCAAAATTTAAATATTTTCAGTTCTTCATTTGTTAATTTTGATGATGCAAAATCATACTTAACAGGAGTCAATACCAAGAGGAAAGTAGTTGATAATTATAATGGTGGTTTTGTGGTAGCCGATTTTAATTTTGATTCAAAAAATGATTTTGCCATAATAAACGATATCGGAGGAACGGGTGGTCCTTTTTATAGCTTTTATATACAGAAAGACAACTCAAAATTTGAATTAAATAAATTTTTGCAGGATTCAGTAATCTATTTTCCAAGTAAGATTGATAAAACCAAAAGGATGCTTATTACCAATGTACATGAAGGTGCCTGTTTTATAGGAGAATATAAATACAAATTTGAAAAGGGCGAATGGAAAGAAATTTCTAAAAAATTAATAGATATCTGTAAAGAGCAATAG
- a CDS encoding tetratricopeptide repeat protein: MHKKARYVKSVCLSFLLCLLFTSKLQAQATAHCDSLIVSGIDYMWKKDHVKSLELLTQAKNQAEKNRWYRQLFLATNNIGANYYTMLDYGEALNHYLESYTIAVKHLDPKSEMVVLNNIAILYSKEKNYEKANEYFKKAYDIAQENKDTLKVGLYAMNLGNVANETNELKKARAYFNESLPLLGSQPQLQILAKMAIAENENLQGNSKQARTIAEELYRTTKDLEYNDIGISLLTIISKSHLNDNNLDLASDYANKVFERKPNLETKINIFRLLSDINFKKEKYALALNYRDSIIKTESELNEIKNGKVFENSRVKFEIENYKKEIANNESKIAEERKLFYSIIAVIFIVVVFLVWTLRNISIKHKQKKLIAERNEQIVLLELEKEKSDNLLLEKMFKEKETSALLEQEKLKNEIELKNRKLSAKALYLSGRNELIEETLQSLSKLPEISKDPALVNHIQNLKGHLKTDDEWDSFITHFEEVNQTFLNSLKEKHPKLNSNDIRFITYIYMNLSTKEISSMLNITADACRKRKERIAARMELPHDINLYDYLSTL, from the coding sequence ATGCATAAAAAAGCCCGCTACGTCAAGTCCGTCTGTTTGTCGTTCTTGTTATGCCTGCTTTTTACGTCCAAACTTCAGGCTCAGGCCACCGCGCACTGCGATTCGCTCATTGTTTCCGGAATTGACTACATGTGGAAAAAAGACCATGTCAAGTCTCTGGAACTCCTAACTCAGGCCAAAAACCAGGCAGAAAAAAACAGATGGTACAGGCAGCTTTTTCTGGCAACCAACAACATAGGCGCCAATTATTACACTATGCTCGATTATGGCGAAGCGCTCAATCATTACCTCGAAAGCTACACCATTGCGGTAAAACATCTGGACCCAAAATCAGAAATGGTTGTCCTGAACAACATCGCCATACTTTATTCAAAAGAAAAGAACTACGAAAAGGCGAACGAATATTTCAAGAAAGCCTATGATATCGCCCAGGAAAACAAGGATACGCTTAAAGTGGGGCTTTATGCCATGAATCTGGGAAATGTTGCTAATGAAACCAATGAGTTAAAAAAAGCACGGGCCTATTTTAATGAATCCCTGCCCTTACTGGGGTCGCAACCCCAATTGCAGATTTTAGCCAAAATGGCAATAGCCGAAAATGAAAACCTGCAGGGAAATTCAAAACAGGCGCGTACCATAGCCGAAGAACTATACAGGACAACCAAAGACCTGGAATATAACGACATCGGAATTTCGCTACTGACCATCATATCAAAGAGCCATCTAAATGACAACAACCTTGATTTGGCTAGCGATTATGCCAATAAGGTTTTCGAAAGGAAGCCCAATCTGGAAACCAAAATCAACATCTTCAGGCTTTTATCGGATATTAATTTTAAGAAGGAAAAATATGCCCTGGCTTTAAATTACAGGGATTCCATTATAAAAACCGAAAGCGAACTGAATGAGATTAAAAACGGAAAGGTCTTTGAAAACAGCCGGGTTAAATTTGAAATTGAGAATTACAAGAAAGAAATCGCCAACAACGAATCAAAGATAGCAGAAGAACGAAAACTTTTTTATTCTATCATTGCCGTTATATTTATTGTTGTAGTCTTTCTGGTCTGGACATTGCGAAACATTTCCATCAAACACAAACAGAAAAAGCTGATTGCCGAGCGAAACGAACAAATCGTGCTACTCGAACTCGAAAAGGAAAAAAGCGATAATCTCCTGCTCGAAAAAATGTTCAAGGAAAAAGAAACCAGCGCACTGCTGGAACAGGAAAAGCTGAAAAATGAAATTGAGCTTAAAAACAGGAAACTCTCTGCAAAGGCTCTTTACCTGTCCGGACGAAACGAATTAATTGAAGAAACACTCCAATCGTTATCAAAACTGCCGGAAATTTCTAAAGACCCGGCATTGGTAAACCATATCCAAAACCTAAAAGGACACCTGAAGACCGACGATGAATGGGACAGCTTTATTACCCATTTCGAAGAAGTGAACCAGACTTTCCTTAACAGCCTGAAAGAAAAGCATCCAAAACTGAATTCAAACGATATCCGTTTCATAACCTACATTTATATGAACCTCAGCACCAAGGAAATTTCTTCCATGCTGAACATTACTGCAGATGCCTGCAGGAAAAGAAAGGAACGTATTGCCGCCCGAATGGAACTTCCACACGACATTAATCTATACGATTATCTTTCAACGCTTTAA